One Lacunisphaera limnophila DNA window includes the following coding sequences:
- a CDS encoding ASKHA domain-containing protein, translating to MSVELHFNGLVAPAAPGETLFACGERLGIPVPTSCKKQGKCKECVVEVTAGMDRLSPPGPEEKHLKGNFRLSCCTRIAAEAGTVRCATMRRGTMKIEKHAFALPTGPRTWQLDPAVTRDGERILLDGVEIDRGTGPLHGLAIDLGTTTIVIRLLNLETGEVIADSSFENPQRFGGSDVMARIQYDTEDRTKTLQRTLTGYLSRAITEFPVDPRSIYEVVLAGNSTMRDLFFRLSVHSIGQSPYQSLTELEIAAGTRTTTTLTDTARRLGLPIHPQARVLGLPIISGHVGADAAACMLAIDLAHEERVVAVMDIGTNTELIVGNRHKVLAASCPAGPAFEGGQITCGMPGLPGAIEKVRLHDDGRVETGVIGDVPAEGLCGSGLVDLLSELRRTGRMNELGRFEEAGQDFVVASDGDRPVTFNESDVNVLAQAKGANVAGLQIAFAEYGIDYPQLDVFYLAGGFGRHLNLESSKRIGLIPNLPADKIVQVGNASVEGACIALLSRAKRAELEALVSRVQHCRLETHPGFFDYFVEGCQFAPVGGTPVAES from the coding sequence ATGAGCGTCGAGTTGCATTTCAATGGCCTCGTCGCCCCGGCTGCGCCGGGCGAGACGTTGTTCGCCTGCGGCGAGCGCCTCGGCATCCCGGTGCCCACCTCCTGCAAAAAACAGGGCAAGTGCAAGGAGTGCGTCGTCGAGGTGACCGCGGGCATGGACCGCCTCTCGCCGCCCGGCCCGGAGGAGAAGCACCTCAAGGGCAACTTCCGTCTCTCGTGCTGCACCCGGATCGCCGCCGAGGCCGGGACCGTGCGTTGCGCCACCATGCGCCGGGGCACGATGAAGATCGAGAAACACGCCTTCGCCCTGCCCACCGGGCCGCGCACCTGGCAGCTTGATCCCGCCGTCACGCGCGACGGCGAGCGCATCCTGCTCGACGGCGTCGAGATCGACCGGGGCACCGGCCCGCTGCATGGCCTCGCCATCGACCTCGGCACGACGACGATCGTGATCCGGCTGCTGAATCTCGAGACCGGCGAGGTCATCGCCGATTCCTCGTTTGAAAATCCCCAGCGTTTCGGTGGTTCCGACGTGATGGCGCGCATCCAATACGACACGGAGGACCGCACCAAGACGCTGCAGCGCACGCTCACCGGCTACCTCAGCCGGGCCATCACGGAGTTCCCCGTCGATCCGCGCTCGATCTATGAGGTCGTCCTCGCCGGCAACTCGACGATGCGGGACCTTTTTTTCCGGCTCTCCGTTCACTCGATCGGCCAGAGTCCCTACCAGTCGCTGACCGAGCTCGAGATCGCGGCGGGCACCCGCACGACCACCACGCTCACCGACACGGCCCGCCGGCTCGGCCTGCCGATCCACCCGCAGGCCCGCGTGCTGGGTCTGCCGATCATCAGCGGGCACGTCGGCGCCGATGCGGCCGCCTGCATGCTCGCCATCGACCTGGCTCATGAGGAGCGCGTTGTCGCGGTGATGGATATCGGCACCAACACCGAGCTCATCGTCGGCAACCGGCACAAGGTCCTCGCCGCCTCCTGCCCGGCCGGCCCCGCCTTCGAGGGCGGCCAGATCACCTGCGGCATGCCCGGCCTGCCGGGGGCGATCGAGAAGGTGCGACTCCATGACGACGGCCGCGTGGAAACCGGCGTGATCGGCGACGTCCCGGCCGAGGGGCTCTGCGGCTCCGGCCTCGTGGACCTGCTCAGCGAGTTGCGGCGCACCGGCCGCATGAACGAGCTCGGGCGTTTTGAGGAAGCCGGCCAGGATTTTGTGGTCGCGAGCGACGGCGACCGGCCCGTGACCTTCAACGAGAGCGATGTGAACGTGCTCGCCCAGGCCAAAGGCGCGAACGTGGCCGGCCTGCAGATCGCCTTCGCCGAATACGGCATCGATTACCCGCAGCTCGACGTGTTCTACCTCGCCGGCGGTTTCGGCCGGCACCTGAACCTGGAATCGTCAAAGCGCATCGGGCTCATCCCGAATCTGCCCGCGGACAAGATCGTGCAGGTGGGCAACGCGTCCGTCGAGGGAGCCTGCATCGCGCTGCTTTCCCGGGCGAAGCGCGCCGAGCTGGAGGCGCTCGTCTCACGGGTGCAGCACTGCCGCCTCGAGACGCACCCGGGCTTCTTCGATTATTTCGTGGAGGGTTGCCAGTTCGCCCCGGTGGGCGGCACCCCGGTGGCCGAAAGCTGA
- a CDS encoding mannonate dehydratase, with product MKLGLGLYRHMLTPENFAFAKQAGATHIIAHLVDYFRGGAGHSATDDQPLGTDWGWGQAGDPDQLWTQEELTELRQRVEAAGLTLEAIENFDPAHWGDILLDGPKRTQHIENVKTILRRMGRAGIPIMGYNFSIAGVAGRTKGNYARGDAPSVGMEGPYDLPMPNGLVWNMVVDPTAPGRETGTIPSATHAQLWSRLQRFLDEVLPVAEEAGVRLALHPDDPPLPFIRGQPRLVYQPSLYQKVIDLNPSPANQLEFCVGSLAEMTEGDIYDVVDQYARQNRLGYVHLRNVRDKVPHYKETFIDDGEVDVLRVLAILKKNGFAGVIIPDHAPQMSCAAPWHAGMAYALGFMKAGIMALEGKR from the coding sequence ATGAAGCTCGGTCTCGGCCTTTACCGCCACATGCTCACGCCGGAGAACTTCGCCTTTGCGAAGCAGGCCGGCGCCACCCACATCATCGCGCATCTCGTGGACTATTTCCGGGGTGGGGCGGGACACTCGGCGACCGACGACCAGCCGCTCGGCACCGACTGGGGCTGGGGCCAAGCGGGCGACCCCGACCAACTCTGGACCCAAGAGGAACTCACGGAGTTGCGCCAGCGCGTCGAGGCCGCCGGGCTCACGCTGGAGGCGATCGAGAATTTCGACCCCGCGCACTGGGGCGACATCCTGCTCGATGGTCCGAAACGCACGCAGCACATCGAGAACGTGAAGACGATCCTGCGCCGGATGGGTCGCGCCGGTATCCCGATCATGGGCTACAATTTTTCCATCGCGGGCGTGGCCGGCCGCACCAAGGGCAACTACGCGCGCGGCGACGCGCCCTCCGTCGGCATGGAAGGTCCGTACGATCTGCCCATGCCCAACGGTCTCGTCTGGAACATGGTCGTCGATCCCACCGCGCCGGGACGCGAGACCGGCACGATTCCGTCCGCGACTCACGCGCAGCTCTGGTCCCGGCTGCAGCGATTTCTCGATGAGGTGTTGCCCGTGGCCGAGGAAGCCGGCGTGCGCCTGGCCCTGCATCCCGACGACCCGCCGCTGCCCTTCATCCGCGGCCAGCCGCGACTCGTCTACCAGCCGTCGCTCTACCAGAAGGTCATCGACCTCAACCCGAGCCCGGCCAACCAGCTTGAGTTTTGCGTCGGCTCGCTCGCCGAGATGACGGAGGGCGACATCTACGACGTGGTCGACCAATACGCCCGGCAAAACCGGCTCGGTTACGTGCACCTGCGCAACGTCCGGGACAAGGTCCCACACTACAAGGAGACCTTCATCGACGACGGCGAGGTCGACGTGCTGCGCGTGCTCGCGATTCTGAAGAAGAACGGATTCGCGGGCGTGATCATTCCCGACCACGCGCCGCAGATGAGCTGCGCCGCCCCCTGGCACGCGGGCATGGCCTACGCCCTGGGTTTCATGAAGGCCGGGATCATGGCGCTGGAGGGGAAGCGGTGA
- a CDS encoding LacI family DNA-binding transcriptional regulator, whose protein sequence is MNVRHIAKLAGVSPSAVSLALRDSPRISAATKARVLALARELHYEPDARIVDLMRHLRKPRDVRQLACFGVISFYDSARPWEQSKHLAAIHDGMLRRARELGYRLEPFWLRAPGMTNRRFSAILETRGVDGLLCFGSPDFDEEFPDELGGQAVVTVGLSIRTPLHRVTSHFYNDTLHALNRVHALGYRRPGLVLGMNEDTRSAYAHSGAYLAWCEHRLGADAALPMLRLREVEEPALTRWLVDHRPDVIVFVHLPDMIARFRAVLKRLQISIPKSLGVVVLSHEVEGSGFAGLQQNQQVMGSWAVELLAARIANRDLGIPVNPRTEMVESKWIEGASLRKR, encoded by the coding sequence ATGAACGTCCGCCACATCGCGAAACTGGCCGGGGTGTCGCCCTCGGCGGTCTCGCTGGCGTTGCGCGACAGCCCGCGCATCTCGGCCGCGACGAAGGCGCGCGTGCTGGCGCTGGCCCGCGAGCTTCATTACGAACCCGACGCGCGGATCGTCGACCTGATGCGCCACCTGCGGAAGCCGCGGGATGTGCGCCAACTTGCCTGTTTCGGCGTGATTTCGTTCTACGACAGCGCCCGGCCGTGGGAGCAGTCCAAGCATCTGGCCGCCATCCACGACGGCATGCTGCGGCGCGCGCGCGAGCTGGGCTACCGGCTCGAGCCATTCTGGTTGCGGGCGCCGGGCATGACCAACCGGCGCTTCTCCGCCATCTTGGAGACCCGGGGAGTCGACGGGTTACTGTGTTTCGGCAGTCCCGATTTCGACGAGGAGTTTCCCGACGAACTGGGCGGGCAGGCGGTCGTCACCGTCGGCCTGAGCATCCGCACCCCGCTCCACCGGGTGACGAGCCATTTCTACAACGACACCCTGCACGCCCTCAATCGCGTGCACGCCCTGGGCTACCGCCGCCCCGGCCTCGTCTTGGGAATGAACGAGGACACCCGCAGCGCCTATGCGCACTCCGGGGCTTACCTCGCCTGGTGTGAGCACCGGCTGGGGGCCGATGCCGCGCTGCCGATGTTGCGCCTGCGCGAGGTTGAGGAGCCGGCCCTGACGCGCTGGCTGGTCGACCACCGGCCCGACGTCATCGTGTTTGTCCACCTGCCTGATATGATCGCCCGGTTCCGGGCCGTGTTGAAGCGGTTGCAGATCAGCATTCCCAAGAGTCTCGGGGTCGTGGTGCTGAGTCACGAAGTGGAGGGGTCGGGCTTCGCCGGGCTGCAGCAAAACCAGCAGGTGATGGGCTCGTGGGCGGTGGAATTGCTCGCCGCCCGCATCGCCAACCGCGACCTGGGTATTCCGGTCAATCCACGAACGGAAATGGTTGAGAGCAAATGGATTGAGGGAGCCTCGCTTAGGAAGCGTTAG
- a CDS encoding glycosyl hydrolase 115 family protein, with protein sequence MTGRKPELQSGQPGAASVAVLIGTVGRSSLIDGLVAAGKLDVTAIRGKWEAFVIETVEQPFPGVERALVIAGSDKRGTIYGIYEISEQIGVSPWYWWADVPVKKSAELFLAPGRTVVDSPVVQYRGLFLNDEAPALTGWVHEKFGKFDHTFYTRLFELMLRLRANYLWPAMWLPRAFNDDDPANPRLADEYGIVMGTSHHEPLMRAHAEWGKYGKGAWNYTSNDAVLRDFWRGGVERVKDYESIHSLGMRGDGDEAMTAETNTHLLERIVADQRQIIAEVSGKPAEQTPQLWALYKEVQDYYEAGMRVPDDVILLWCDDNWGNIRRLPTPEERKRKGGAGVYYHFDYVGGPRNYKWTNVTPITKVWEQMHLAWQLEANRIWIVNVGDLKPMEFPLEFFLRYAWDPARWPYEKLSDYSRQWAEREFGAKHATEIAALINGYSKLNRRRTPELLTPDTYSLTNHREAERVLAEWQDLVARAEKVRAALAPEYHDAFFQLVLYPVQAGAGVHELYVATGLNRLHARQGRTDANVHAARARELFAADRALADQYHQLGGGKWNHMASQIKFGYTYWQSPEMEVMPAVHEVLPRAGASLGAAIEGAEFGWPVYGAPRPVLPELLALAPAATRWVEVFNRGAAPFDFTVTADQPWVKLSATGGRVTDRSVRLELGADWAAVPAGRATATVTIDAGAAGSFAVQLPVHRPTGEVAGFVEQDRHLAIDAPHYDRFIQTGDTQWKVLPGFGRTLGGVTTMPVTQPAVVPSGNSPRLEYDLHTFSAGEIKVEVHLAPSLDFQSGEGLRYGISIDDEPPQVVKVGTWAPQSNWEAAVADSVRRVATTHRLAVPGKHTLKFWLVTPGVVLERIVIDTAPVPATAPARGPRPAPGVRPSHLGPPESPRAGQPVPFWQVSPEERARLGRLTQEDHADMLRQLGITQLRPGRNPNPGSTTPPNYDEARANPYPDWPELLTLKDGAKITTAEQWWRERRPEIVEDLEREIVGRVPTQMPGVKWEVARTVETAVGGRPVVAQQVIGRVDNTAHPDVAVAIKMAVVLPAEARGPVPMLIMFGSGSMPDEPGFSFPGMYEPPVPPSPDQLIAAGWGYVWLSPTSIQADHGAGLTAGIIGLVNQGQRRTPEQWGALRAWAWGASRALDYLETLPAVDAKRVGIEGVSRYGKAALVAMALEPRFAVVLIGSSGEGGMKPHRRDFGESVENLASSGAYHWMAGNFLKYAAAESTFGAKTANDIPVESHQLLALCAPRPAFVSYGIPERGDALWLDQPGSYMATVAAGPAYRLLGAKDLGVTEDYRAARMPPVNTGLLDGELAWRQHDGGHEDRSNMSHFLAWANRLLRPAGH encoded by the coding sequence GTGACCGGCCGGAAACCGGAACTCCAATCCGGCCAGCCCGGGGCGGCGTCCGTCGCCGTGCTCATCGGCACCGTGGGGCGGAGCAGCCTGATCGACGGGCTGGTGGCCGCCGGGAAACTGGATGTCACCGCCATCCGGGGAAAATGGGAGGCCTTTGTGATCGAGACCGTCGAACAGCCCTTTCCCGGCGTCGAGCGCGCGCTGGTCATCGCCGGCAGCGACAAGCGGGGCACCATCTACGGCATCTACGAGATTTCCGAGCAGATCGGCGTGTCCCCCTGGTATTGGTGGGCCGATGTCCCGGTGAAAAAAAGCGCGGAGCTCTTCCTCGCCCCCGGTCGCACGGTGGTCGATAGCCCGGTGGTCCAATACCGCGGCCTCTTCCTCAACGACGAGGCGCCAGCGCTCACCGGCTGGGTGCATGAGAAATTCGGGAAATTCGACCACACCTTTTATACGCGCCTGTTCGAGCTCATGCTGCGTCTGCGCGCCAACTACCTCTGGCCGGCCATGTGGCTGCCGCGGGCCTTCAACGATGACGACCCGGCCAACCCGCGCCTCGCTGACGAGTATGGCATCGTCATGGGCACCTCGCACCACGAGCCGCTGATGCGCGCCCACGCCGAGTGGGGCAAATATGGGAAAGGGGCATGGAATTACACGAGCAACGACGCCGTGCTCCGTGACTTCTGGCGTGGCGGCGTCGAGCGCGTGAAGGATTACGAGAGCATCCACTCCCTCGGCATGCGGGGCGACGGCGACGAGGCCATGACCGCGGAGACCAACACCCACCTCCTCGAACGCATCGTCGCCGACCAACGCCAGATCATTGCCGAAGTCTCCGGCAAACCGGCGGAGCAGACCCCGCAGCTCTGGGCCCTCTACAAGGAGGTGCAGGATTATTACGAGGCCGGCATGCGCGTGCCCGACGACGTCATCCTGCTGTGGTGCGATGACAACTGGGGCAATATCCGCCGTCTGCCCACACCGGAGGAGCGGAAGCGGAAAGGCGGCGCGGGCGTCTACTATCACTTCGACTACGTCGGCGGGCCGCGGAACTACAAGTGGACCAACGTCACGCCTATCACCAAGGTCTGGGAGCAGATGCACCTCGCGTGGCAGCTCGAGGCCAACCGCATCTGGATCGTCAACGTCGGCGACCTCAAGCCGATGGAGTTCCCCCTCGAGTTCTTCCTCCGCTACGCGTGGGATCCGGCCCGCTGGCCCTACGAGAAACTTTCCGACTATTCCCGCCAGTGGGCGGAGCGCGAGTTCGGCGCGAAGCATGCGACCGAGATCGCGGCCCTGATCAACGGCTATTCGAAGCTCAACCGCCGCCGCACGCCCGAGTTGCTGACGCCCGACACCTACAGCCTGACCAACCACCGCGAGGCCGAGCGCGTGCTGGCCGAGTGGCAAGATCTCGTGGCCCGCGCGGAGAAGGTTCGGGCCGCCCTCGCGCCGGAGTATCACGACGCCTTCTTCCAACTCGTGCTTTATCCCGTCCAGGCCGGCGCCGGGGTGCACGAGCTTTATGTCGCGACCGGCCTCAACCGGCTGCACGCCCGCCAGGGGCGCACCGACGCCAACGTCCACGCGGCCCGCGCGCGCGAGTTGTTCGCCGCCGACCGCGCGCTCGCGGATCAGTATCACCAGCTGGGTGGCGGCAAGTGGAACCATATGGCGAGTCAGATTAAGTTTGGCTACACGTACTGGCAGTCGCCCGAGATGGAGGTCATGCCCGCGGTGCATGAGGTATTGCCCCGTGCCGGTGCCTCGCTTGGCGCAGCCATCGAGGGCGCGGAATTCGGTTGGCCGGTCTACGGTGCGCCGCGTCCGGTGTTGCCGGAGCTCCTCGCGCTGGCGCCGGCCGCGACCCGCTGGGTGGAAGTCTTCAACCGCGGCGCGGCACCTTTCGATTTCACGGTCACGGCCGACCAGCCGTGGGTGAAGCTCTCCGCCACCGGCGGACGGGTGACCGACCGCTCGGTGCGCCTGGAGCTCGGCGCCGACTGGGCGGCGGTGCCCGCCGGGCGCGCAACGGCCACCGTCACGATCGATGCCGGCGCAGCCGGCAGCTTTGCCGTGCAGCTGCCCGTGCACCGGCCCACCGGCGAGGTGGCCGGCTTCGTCGAGCAGGACCGGCACCTCGCCATCGATGCCCCGCACTATGACCGGTTCATTCAGACCGGGGACACGCAATGGAAGGTGTTGCCGGGCTTCGGTCGCACCCTCGGCGGAGTCACCACGATGCCGGTGACGCAACCCGCGGTTGTGCCCAGCGGCAACTCGCCCCGCCTCGAGTATGACCTGCACACGTTCTCGGCCGGCGAGATCAAGGTCGAGGTCCACCTGGCTCCCTCGCTGGATTTCCAATCGGGCGAGGGCTTGCGTTACGGTATCTCGATCGACGACGAGCCGCCGCAGGTCGTGAAGGTCGGCACCTGGGCGCCCCAGTCCAATTGGGAGGCCGCGGTGGCCGACAGCGTGCGCCGCGTCGCGACCACGCACCGGCTCGCGGTCCCCGGAAAACACACCCTCAAGTTCTGGCTCGTCACGCCCGGGGTCGTGCTCGAGCGCATCGTCATCGACACGGCGCCGGTGCCCGCGACTGCACCGGCCCGCGGCCCGCGCCCGGCGCCGGGGGTCCGTCCGAGCCACCTCGGCCCGCCCGAGAGCCCGCGTGCCGGCCAGCCGGTGCCGTTCTGGCAAGTGAGCCCGGAGGAGCGTGCGCGTCTTGGCCGGCTGACGCAGGAGGATCATGCCGACATGCTCCGCCAGCTCGGGATCACGCAGCTGCGGCCCGGCCGCAATCCCAACCCCGGCTCGACCACGCCGCCCAATTATGACGAGGCCCGGGCCAACCCGTACCCGGACTGGCCGGAACTGCTGACGCTCAAGGACGGTGCCAAGATCACCACCGCGGAACAGTGGTGGCGCGAGCGCCGTCCGGAGATCGTCGAGGATCTGGAACGGGAAATCGTCGGACGCGTGCCGACCCAGATGCCGGGCGTTAAATGGGAAGTGGCTCGCACGGTCGAAACCGCCGTGGGTGGCCGTCCGGTGGTGGCGCAGCAGGTGATCGGGCGAGTGGACAATACTGCTCATCCCGACGTCGCCGTGGCCATCAAGATGGCCGTGGTGCTGCCCGCCGAGGCGCGCGGCCCGGTGCCGATGCTGATCATGTTCGGTTCCGGCAGCATGCCGGATGAGCCGGGTTTCAGTTTCCCGGGGATGTACGAACCGCCCGTCCCGCCGTCCCCCGACCAGCTCATCGCCGCCGGCTGGGGGTACGTCTGGCTCAGCCCCACGAGCATCCAGGCCGACCATGGTGCCGGCCTCACGGCTGGCATCATCGGTTTGGTGAACCAGGGCCAGCGGCGCACGCCCGAGCAATGGGGCGCGTTGCGGGCCTGGGCCTGGGGCGCATCGCGTGCGCTCGACTACCTGGAGACCCTGCCCGCGGTGGACGCCAAGCGCGTCGGCATCGAGGGCGTTTCCCGCTACGGCAAGGCCGCGCTCGTCGCGATGGCGCTGGAGCCGCGCTTCGCGGTCGTGCTGATCGGCTCCTCGGGCGAGGGCGGGATGAAACCACATCGCCGTGACTTCGGCGAGTCGGTGGAGAATCTGGCCAGCTCCGGCGCCTACCACTGGATGGCGGGCAATTTCCTGAAATATGCCGCGGCTGAATCCACGTTTGGGGCGAAGACAGCGAACGACATTCCGGTCGAGTCGCATCAGTTGCTCGCGCTGTGTGCGCCGCGTCCGGCCTTCGTCAGCTATGGCATCCCGGAACGGGGTGACGCCCTGTGGCTCGACCAGCCGGGCAGCTACATGGCCACGGTGGCCGCCGGGCCCGCGTACCGGCTGCTTGGCGCGAAGGATCTGGGGGTGACCGAGGATTACCGCGCCGCGCGGATGCCGCCGGTCAACACCGGCTTGCTCGACGGCGAGCTGGCCTGGCGCCAGCACGACGGCGGCCACGAGGACCGCTCCAATATGAGCCACTTCCTCGCCTGGGCCAACCGGCTGCTGCGGCCCGCGGGTCACTGA
- a CDS encoding FG-GAP repeat domain-containing protein: MLAPLHPLPGRPLGFDAAISPRRWVSLLGAGLLLAAGCARQEPPATTAAPAPVLPGIRDDSTRFTAQSVGGAIGRPPWIAHVLSVDLDQDRRTDLLFCEAQDNEVRWLRQTAPGVFEEKLLAGGLKAPVHVETADMDGDGDLDVLVASMGAVFPNNDLIGTIYILENDGRQNFTPHAVLENTTRAVDVRAADLNGDGRLDLVLGQFGYDQGEIAWLERTGPWEFKRHVLLELSGAINVVVADFNGDSLPDIVAQISQQWEEIHLFENQGGGRFTARRLWGSTNEDYGSSGLTVADMNRDGRPDIVFTNGDGFGPAATPGPRPWHGVQWLENTGGGSYRYHRIASLPGAYGPQVADVDADGEPDIVVTTAYADWNNKNRNVITLMWYRNDGRARFEPHLIARTPKDQITVATGDFDGSGRVSLATGGFYIYPPYDAMSRITVWRQQPKP, translated from the coding sequence ATGCTTGCCCCGCTCCACCCCCTGCCCGGCCGTCCCCTCGGCTTTGATGCGGCCATTTCACCGCGCCGGTGGGTGTCCCTGTTGGGCGCCGGCCTGCTGCTCGCCGCCGGGTGCGCCCGGCAGGAACCGCCGGCGACGACCGCTGCCCCGGCCCCGGTGCTGCCCGGAATCCGCGATGACTCGACGCGTTTCACCGCGCAATCCGTCGGCGGGGCCATCGGCCGGCCGCCATGGATCGCCCACGTGCTCTCGGTCGACCTCGACCAAGACCGCCGCACCGATCTGCTGTTTTGCGAGGCCCAGGACAACGAGGTCCGCTGGCTGCGCCAGACGGCCCCCGGCGTCTTCGAGGAAAAGCTGCTCGCCGGGGGTCTCAAGGCCCCGGTCCACGTCGAGACCGCCGACATGGACGGCGACGGCGACCTCGACGTGCTGGTCGCCAGCATGGGCGCGGTGTTTCCCAACAACGACCTCATCGGCACCATCTACATCCTGGAAAATGACGGCCGCCAGAATTTCACCCCGCACGCGGTCTTGGAGAACACGACCCGCGCCGTGGACGTGCGCGCCGCGGACCTCAACGGCGACGGCCGCCTCGACCTGGTGCTCGGCCAGTTCGGCTACGACCAGGGCGAGATCGCGTGGCTGGAACGCACCGGCCCCTGGGAATTCAAGCGCCACGTCCTGCTCGAGCTCTCCGGCGCGATCAACGTCGTCGTCGCCGACTTCAACGGCGACTCCCTCCCCGATATCGTGGCCCAGATCTCGCAGCAGTGGGAGGAAATCCATCTCTTCGAAAACCAGGGCGGCGGCCGCTTCACCGCGCGCCGGCTCTGGGGTTCCACCAACGAGGACTACGGCAGCAGCGGCCTGACCGTGGCGGACATGAACCGCGACGGCCGGCCCGACATCGTCTTCACCAACGGCGACGGCTTCGGCCCGGCCGCCACGCCCGGGCCGCGCCCGTGGCATGGCGTGCAATGGCTCGAAAACACGGGCGGCGGCTCCTACCGCTACCACCGCATCGCCTCCCTCCCGGGCGCCTACGGGCCGCAGGTCGCGGACGTCGATGCGGACGGCGAGCCGGACATCGTCGTCACGACGGCCTATGCCGACTGGAACAACAAGAACCGGAATGTCATCACGTTGATGTGGTATCGGAATGACGGCCGCGCCCGCTTTGAACCGCACCTGATCGCCCGCACCCCGAAGGACCAGATCACAGTCGCCACGGGGGATTTTGACGGCAGCGGCCGGGTGTCCCTCGCGACCGGCGGCTTTTATATCTATCCGCCCTACGACGCCATGAGCCGCATCACGGTCTGGCGGCAGCAGCCCAAGCCATGA
- a CDS encoding tetratricopeptide repeat protein, translated as MNQRRLFVILAVVAGALLLGGAAWAWQAGGTQRAVAAALPAPPDLTAAPAAVRDRILAADARARGRFTAGAGLRELSRLYHANGYPDEALRCYFGLRQLEPTEARWYHLAALLTAGYGELEPAVELWRRATTLDPTYAPAWLRLGETTFKANQPAEAEAAFNAALRQAPDDAYALFGLARLDFEAGRWEPARQKLETVVSRTNYTLGYDLIVSLYERLGQADRAKAIRASAKASGAYRDPADPWVDALIEDCFEPYRLGIAAGNLARSGDPAGAVRLLRRAVEVTPDDVSAIFQLGTLLIQQRDIPGAIEQLRRCTELSPDFSDGWANLSALQASIGETAAAARTLAEGLRQCPDSPGLHLQLARNLQQAGRIAEAIPEFQTSIRLRPNEPEAYLELGNLLIRQGRNAEGLAVVEQALVAEPGNPMALSILAFSAIHSGDEAEARRRLATVREQPRVPAAQTAQLNNAFREKFGRAP; from the coding sequence ATGAACCAGCGCCGACTCTTCGTGATCCTCGCGGTGGTCGCCGGTGCCCTCCTCCTGGGTGGGGCAGCCTGGGCGTGGCAGGCCGGAGGCACCCAGCGCGCCGTCGCCGCCGCCCTCCCCGCCCCGCCGGACCTCACTGCCGCCCCCGCCGCGGTGCGTGATCGCATCCTCGCCGCCGACGCACGGGCCCGCGGCCGGTTCACCGCGGGGGCGGGTCTGCGCGAATTGAGTCGGCTCTACCACGCCAACGGCTATCCCGACGAGGCACTCCGCTGCTACTTCGGGCTGCGGCAGCTCGAACCCACCGAGGCCCGCTGGTACCATCTCGCGGCGCTCCTCACCGCCGGCTACGGCGAGCTCGAGCCGGCCGTGGAACTGTGGCGCCGCGCAACCACCCTCGACCCGACCTATGCGCCCGCCTGGCTGCGCCTCGGCGAGACCACCTTCAAGGCCAACCAACCGGCCGAGGCCGAGGCCGCCTTCAATGCCGCGCTGCGTCAGGCGCCGGATGATGCCTACGCGCTCTTCGGGCTCGCGCGCCTCGACTTCGAGGCCGGCCGCTGGGAACCCGCGCGGCAGAAACTCGAGACCGTCGTGAGCCGGACCAATTACACCCTCGGCTATGATCTCATCGTCAGCCTCTACGAACGGCTCGGCCAGGCCGACCGGGCCAAGGCGATCCGCGCCAGCGCCAAGGCCTCCGGCGCCTACCGCGATCCGGCCGACCCGTGGGTTGACGCCCTCATCGAGGACTGCTTCGAGCCCTACCGGCTCGGCATCGCCGCCGGCAACCTTGCCCGCAGCGGCGATCCCGCCGGCGCCGTCCGGCTGCTCCGCCGCGCCGTCGAGGTCACGCCGGACGATGTGTCCGCGATCTTCCAGCTCGGCACCCTGCTCATCCAGCAGCGTGACATCCCCGGGGCCATCGAACAGCTGCGCCGCTGCACGGAATTGTCGCCGGACTTCTCCGACGGGTGGGCCAACCTGAGCGCGCTGCAGGCCAGCATCGGCGAGACCGCTGCCGCCGCCCGCACCCTGGCGGAAGGCCTTCGCCAATGCCCGGACTCGCCGGGCCTCCACCTCCAGTTGGCGCGCAACCTCCAGCAGGCCGGCCGCATCGCCGAGGCCATCCCGGAGTTCCAGACCTCGATCCGCCTGCGCCCCAACGAACCCGAGGCCTACCTCGAACTCGGCAACCTGCTCATCCGACAGGGCCGCAACGCCGAGGGCCTGGCCGTGGTCGAGCAGGCCCTGGTGGCCGAACCCGGCAACCCGATGGCGCTGAGCATCCTCGCCTTCAGTGCCATCCACTCCGGGGACGAGGCCGAGGCCCGGCGCCGGCTGGCCACCGTGCGGGAGCAACCGCGCGTGCCGGCGGCCCAGACCGCGCAGCTCAACAACGCGTTCCGCGAGAAGTTCGGCCGCGCGCCCTGA